The genomic interval GAAGTACCGCGCGGAGTCGGAACAGATGCAGGTGCAGTTCGAGCTGAACTACGTCGATGAAAGCGAATCGCCCGAATACCAGGGTCGCTTCACAGTGACGAACTACTACACCGTGGCCTTCACGGCCGACGCTGCGGGAGAGGTTGCCATCGACGATTAGCTGTACAGAGATGGGACTGAAGGGAGGCACCCCGCCGACTGCGGGAGCGGACTCCGGACGACTCTTTGCGGCCGGAGTTACCTATATCTGCTGCGGAGCGTGGACCTTGGCCTACGACTGCTTCGTACGCAGTGCGCATGAGGATGCCCCGACGCGCTACAATCAGGCCTTGTGCTGCTTCATGGCGGGGTGGTATGAGGAGTGCCACCGGCTGGTCGCAGAGGCCGAACGGCTGCTGGACGGCACCCTCTGCGAAGTCCCCTGCCCGGGTGTCCCGTCCATGTCGCGGCGGCAGCCTCCCGAAGCCTTCCGTCGCTGGGATGCCGCGAGCGAATTGCCCCGCTGTCCGCTGCTGCCCGAGACGCCGCACGACGACGCCCTCACGCTGATCCTCCGCCTGCGGGCTGAGGCTGCCTTCCGGCTGGGACGCTGCGAAGAGGTGCGCACGGTTGCAGCCCGCCTCGGACACCGATACAAACATCTTGAAGACCTGCTCAAACCAATCGACCGATGACACCGCTCCGGGAACTCTACGACCTTTATTACTATCCGAACCCTGCAAAGGAGGAGCGTCGGCAGCAACTCCTTGCCGAGATTCCGACCGACGCACGTGACGGGGAGAACTACGGCCGCACGTCGCTGCATATCGCGGCGGAATTTGCCGACTGCGAGGCCATCGCTTCGCTGCTCGACCGCGGGGCCGAGGTGAACGACCGCGACGGAGAGGGGCACACGCCGCTCTTCCGCTTGGCCTCGCGCCGCAGCAGGGGCTCCGCCCTGGAAGAAGCGATTGCCTCGGCGGCACGGCTGCTGCTGGATCGCGGCGCGAACCTTCCGCGTTCGGCTCGCGGCACAACGGCGCTGATCGAGGCCGTGCAAAACCGCCACCATGCGATGGCCGCCGTGCTGATCGACTCCGGGCAACGCATCGACTCCGCAAACAGCTACGGCGACAACGCCCTGCACATCCTCTGCCGCCGCGCCGCCGATACCGCAAGGGAGATCGCCGGCAAGGAGCGTTTTATCGCCAGTTTCGGCGAACGATGGGTCTCGGAGAAGCGGCAGCGGGAGGCCCGTGAGGAGTTGGAGGAGCTCCAGGCGGAACAGATGCGCTGCTATGCAACGGCGGCACTGCTGCTCCACAGCGGACAGATCGACCCCGACGAGAAGAACTCGGCCGGACGACGGGCGTTCGACCTTGCCATGGAGGGCGGCGCTCAATGGGTGGGCGCCCTGCTTTCGGGCGAGGATCCGTTTGACGAACTCACGATGGAGACCGGCGGGATGAACCTCTTCCAGGCGCTGCGCAAAAAGGACCGGAAAGCGCTGGAGGCCCTGCTGCAGGCGGGTGCCGATCCCGATGCGGAGTGCGATGACCGCGAGATGAACGACTGGACGGGCAAGACGCCGCTGGTCTGTGCTCTGGAGTGGGACGAGACCGAAATCGCGGCGATGCTGCTTCGGGCCGGTGCCGACCCCGACCGGCGGACCTCGAAGGGTACGGCTCCGTTTGCCGTCTGGATCGATCGGGGCTGCCGCATTTCGGACGGCATGGAACGATTTGCCCCGCTCATGGAGCTCTTCGAGCAACGGGAATGGCACCCCGATGCCCCACAGACGGGAAAGGATGAACGGGCCCTCATGCTGGCGTGCCGGCACGATGACTACGAACTGGCCATCTGGACCTTGCGGCGCCTGCTGAAACGGAAGGTCGAGGTGAATGCCCGCGATGCGATGGGTCGCACGGCCTTGATGCATCTGCTGGGCTCGCACAGCGCCGGGCCGTATCAGCCTGAGATGCTGGAACGGTTGCTGGAGGCCGGCGCCGACCCCTGTGCCGCGGACAACGAAGGGCGCACGGTGCTGCACTATGCGGCGGAGGGCTACACGCATGCGGCGGCACGGCAGGCGGCCGAAATGCTCTTCGACTTCGGACGGCCCGACGTCTCGGCGGCCGACAATGAAGGGCGTACGCCGATGGACATTGCCATGCGCAGCAACAACGAGCCGCTTGTAAAGTTTTTGCTGAAACACGTCTGAAATCAATGCTATGGATAACTTCCAAACCTTTCTGAACGCCTGCCGTAACGGGCAGAAAAACATCGTGAAGATCCTCCTCGAACGGGGAGGCATCGACCTCGACCGGCGCGATGCCGAGGGCAATACGGCGCTCCATTACGCCTGCCGCGAGGGATACCGGGATCTGGTCGTGCTGCTGCTGGAAAAGGGAGCCGACGCCTCGTCCGCAAACAACCGGGGCGAAACGCCCCTCCACACCGCTGCCCGAAAGGGGAACCGCGAGATCCTGGCCCGCCTTCTCGACGCCGGAGCCGATCCGGATGCCGCCGACCGGGAGGGTTGCACGCCGCTGATGCGGCTCGTGGAAAACCACCGTACGGATGCCGCGCTGTGGCTGATCGACCGCGGTGCCGACACCGGGGCCACGGACCGGACGGGACACAGCGCGCTGGACTACGCCACGGCACACGGGCTGACGGAGGTGGTGGCCCGGTTGAGCCAAAACGGATCCGGCGCGACGGACAGCCACGATGCCGAAGGCAATACGCCGCTGCATCAGGCGGTCTACAACGATCAGGCCGAGGTCGTGCGCACGCTGCTTGCGGTCTCGAAGGCGCAACTCGATGCGCCGAACGACGCGGGCGATACCCCGCTGCTGGTGGCGTGCGGACGCGGGAATCTGCACATTGCCCGGATGCTCCTCGACGCCGGAGCCGACGCCTCCCGTGCGCTGCCCAACGGAACAACGCCGCTGCATGGGGCGGCACAGGCGGGCAACCGCTTTCTTGTGGAGGCGCTGCTCGGGGCCGGCGCGGCGGTTGACGCCCGCAACGGAGTGGGCGAAACGGCCCTGCTCGTGGCGGCACGTGCCGGGAACAACGAGGTCGTGCGTCAGCTGGTGGAGCGCCATGCCGAAGTCAATGCGGCGGACAACCTCCAGCACACGGCACTCTACTACGCCGGCGAGCGCGGCTTCACGGAGATCGTCGAACTGCTGCTCGGGGCCGGCGCCGAAGGATAAAATGAATCGAAAACCTTAAAACATACCGAACATGGCAAACGAGAAGATGAAACCTCAAAGCCCGGAGGAGATTGCCCGGGCGGCACAGGAGGCGGCCCTGGAGCAGATGCGCGCAATGATGGGCTCGATTCCGGGAATGCCCGACATGGGCGACATGCAGGCACAGATCATGGCCCGGATGCAGGCCGCCGTGCCCGATCTGGCCGGGATCCAGGCGCAGCAGGCTGCGATGGGAACGCTCGACGGCGTGGATGCTGCCGCCGTGGCCGAAGCCGCCCGGCAGAACATGGCGCAGGCTACCGCAACGATGCAGGCGATGCAGGACGGGAGTCTCGAAAGGGAGTTGCGCGAGGCGAATGCCGCGGCGCTCGACTGGCTGGGCGAGGACGACGGCTGGGAGATCAAGCGCGCCGAGGCGTGCCGGCTGACTGCAGAGCAGTGCCGGCTGATGGCCTTTGCCGCGCCGCTGCTGGTCTACAACGACGAGGCGGTTGATGCCGTCGAAAGCGAAGTTCTTCCCGAGACTTACCGCACGCAACTGCAGAGTTGGTGGGACATCACGGACCGCGACTCGACGCTCGGAATCGTGCAGTGGCTGCTCCACGAAGGACACCATGCGGATGCCGACGCGGCGCTGGCGCTCATGCGCGGCGGCCAACCCGATGCGGGAGATCCCGAGGAGAAAGCCGAGGATGTGCGGTCGATCGCGGAGTTTATGATCGAAAACGGGTATTGTACGGCCGAAACGCTTCCGCGGACGGTCATCGCCTGGGATCTGGTGCGTATTGCCAACCTCGGGCGCTGGGCCCTTCACGCCGGTTATCTCTCCGGGGAGGAGATGTGGCAGGTGATGCAGGTGGCGGCCGATACCGCCCGCGAACACTTCTCGTCGTGGGAAGAGTACGGATGCAGCTTCGCTATGGGTCGCGGCGTCTGGCACGGCGACGAGGAGGATTGCCAAACAGCCTGGGAGATCGTCAGCGCGCTGCTCGAAGAGGAGACCTCGCCGTGGCGGCAGATCCCGTGGAACGCATAGCAACCCGCCAAGATTGGAACGATGGAACGGGGACTTGAATTCTATGTGATGCTGGCCGCCGTGGCGGTCGGTGCCCTGACGTGGCTCTACAGGAAAGGCAGCCGGATCTGGCGAACGGTGCGCAAGCTGCGCCGGTCGTTTCAGGAAATTTGCCTGAACCCGAAATCGGCACTCGATGATGAACACTGCCGCCAGCTGGCCATCGGGGCGATGTACGCCTCGCAGCAGGGGGCCTGGCAGAATTCGCTGGAGACGGGGATTTTCGACACGCTGTCCGAAATCCTGGGCGGCTGGTGGGGGATCGATTCCACCACGGAGGCCCGCGGGCAACTGGACTACCTCTGCGAAAAGGGATTCCGCTACTACTGGCCCACGGTGTTCGAAGCCCTTCGGCTCGACGACCGCGAGCGGCAGGACGAGCTTCTCCAGCAGCGGATGACCTCGCAGGAGGATTACGACAAGGCCTCGTCGCAACTCGAAAACCTGCGAGAGACCCTCGGCGAACTCCTCTCGTGCGGCGTGGTCGCCTCGAAAGAAGAACTCAACGGCTGCAACGTGACGGGTTGGGATGCCGGGCGCATTGTCTTCCTGGCACGGGCCTGCTGCGAAATGGGCTACCTCACCGAAGGGGAGGCCTGGGCGTACATCGGCCGGGCCGATGCGCTGGCACATGAGGCATGCGGGTCGTGGCGCGAACTGGCGATGAGCTATATTCTCGGGCGTTTGCTCTGGGGAGGCAAACGGGCCTACAGTTCGGTGATGAAGACGACGGCCGACGTACTGCTGAGCGACCCCAAGAGCCCGTGGGTGCGCTACCCGTGGTAAGGGTCCGACTAAACAGAGATGAAAGCCGCACTGGAATACCCGGTCTTCTACCTTGCCCCCGCGGAGCATATGGTCTATGTCTTCTGGCGGGAGGAGAACGTGACGACACGCCGGCTGCTCGCCGAGGCCGACGGCTGGGCCGGGCAGGAGGTGATCGACGCTTCCGGACGACTCTACACGATCCGCCGCTGCCGGGAGACCGGTCCGGTCGGGCTCTACGGTCGTATCGGACCAACCGATCGGCGCACCGTCCGCTACGACACCGACTTCGAAGAGGAGGTTCGTGATTGTCCGCTCCCGGAGCTACAGGCGTGGATCGCCCGTGAATATCCCCGGTCGGAGTGGTTCCGGGAGGCGTGCTGGCGCAATGCCGCCGACTTCCGGCGGGAGGTCTGCCGCTGCCGGAGTTTCGAGGAGCTGGCACGGATGTTCCGCTGCCGCCCCGAGGAGGAGCCCTCTATCCGACGCGATCTTGTGCGCTTTCTCGCCGTGGCCCTCGTTGTGGGGCTTGTTATCTGGCTGCTGGCCCGCTACACATAAAAACAAAAACCATGAGAATCAATCATCTGATCGTATTTCTCCTTCTGCTCACTGCCACGGGCTGCGCAAGCACCCGTAAATCCGCCGAACCCGACCCGACATTCGTGGCTTCCGAGTCAACCTGGCTCTATCGGGATGCCGAGGTGGTAAACCGCCGCCTGAAGCCCCTCGAACGTCCGCAGGTGCGCTTCGAGGTCGAGCACGCCATCCTGCACGGGGATTCTGTCTGGGTGGTGGCTCGCGCGACAATTCCCCACCGCTCGATCCGCCGCGGGGAGTGTTTCAGGGCGACGTGCGTTCTTCAAGCCCCGGAAGGCATCATGGAGCTGGGCGAGCTGTCGCTCGACTCGGGCCATTTCATGCCCGACGAAGAGGAAGACGTGGATGTGGCAACCCGTCCCGGACGGATGCAGAACCTCTATCTGTCGTGGCGCTTTGCCTGGGACGAGCGCATGCGGACGAATGCCTTCATCGTGGTCTTTGCAAGCCTGACCGACGGCCGCCACCTGTTCCAGTATCTGCCCCTGATGCTGCCGCTCTTCTGGAGCGACGACACGGAGGATGAGCTCCTGTGGCCCCGGTCGGCCGGGATTCCCGAGGAGGCCCTGCTCGATCGTTCACCCTTTGAAAAACGATAACCCCGCGGTTCCATGATACCACTACACATCCAACCCCTGCCGGACAGTACTCCCGATGTTGTCCAAAAGATCGACGCACTCAACCGCAAACTCGGATCGTTCATCCACGCGCCCCTCAATCTCAAGGAGGTGCTGCGCATGGAGCCGTTCGCCGCCGACGCGGAGGTGGTGAGGGCCGTTGCGGCCTCGCTCGACGGCTACGCCATCCTCCCGACCTCGCCTGCAAATCGTGAGCGCCAACGCACGACGGGTCTGCCGAAGGACTACGACATCGTGGGGTTCTGGTATTGCGTGGCGCTTCTCGCCCTTTCGGCAGAGCCGGAGGCTGTGCGTTATCTGCTTGTGCTGGCGCGCATATTGATGGCCGAGGATCCCGCGGAGCTGTTCCTGCTGCGGCGCATCGTCCGCCTGTTGGAGGGATTTCCATCTCCCCACCTCCAGGAACTCGGAAGCTGGATCGAAGCCTTCTACGACACCGTTACGCACCAGCTGGAGGCCTTCCGGTGGCTGGAGGCCGCCGGGATCCCGTGGCCCGAGTCATACGAATGGGAGGTCATCGCGCAGTTCTCCTCCGACGGCGAGCCCTATGCCGATCCGGCGGCACCGAAGGAGGAGCGGCGCCGGCGCGTGGTGCTGACGTTCCGGCTGAACAGCCCCCGCAGCCTCTACGGCAGTTGCCGCCAGCACAACAGCTACGAGATCTCGCTCCGCAACGACGACAACACGACACGCGGTATGTGGAACGAGGGCCACGGCGATCTTTTCATCGAAGACCGCCCCGTGATGCAGCACCGGATGTTTACGCCGTTGCAGCTCCCGGAGCTGTTCGACGCGCTCGAAGGGTTCGGCATCCGGCTGGTGCGCAAACCCGTGATGGTCTACACGAGTCAGGGAATCCGGAATGCCCATGTGAAGGTGTTTCAGATGCTCGAGAATCAGCTCGGGCGCAAACCTCCGGAGGCCGGACAGACGGTAGAGGAGGGGCAAGGCCAGCCGAAGGCGGCGGACGATGCGGGCGGCACATCGGCCGGGAAGAACGAATTTCCGGAGGTCGGGCGGGCCGTGGAGGAGGCGCTGGACCTGCTCAAATACGACGGTGACGTGAACGACTCGCTGGCCGAGATACGGGAAAAATGGGGCGGAGAGATTTCGGCGCTGCACGACGCCCGATTCGACGAGATCGGGGTGCAATATGCCTGCCGCTCGCATGAAGAGGGACTTGCGGCTCTCGGGCAGGAGCTGACCTGCCACGGTTACCGGCTCTACGACCTCGACGGTGACGACATCTACCTCCTTACGTTACTTCCCGAGGTGGAAGCCGCAAATTTCGAAATGGCCTGC from uncultured Alistipes sp. carries:
- a CDS encoding DUF1266 domain-containing protein, with protein sequence MERGLEFYVMLAAVAVGALTWLYRKGSRIWRTVRKLRRSFQEICLNPKSALDDEHCRQLAIGAMYASQQGAWQNSLETGIFDTLSEILGGWWGIDSTTEARGQLDYLCEKGFRYYWPTVFEALRLDDRERQDELLQQRMTSQEDYDKASSQLENLRETLGELLSCGVVASKEELNGCNVTGWDAGRIVFLARACCEMGYLTEGEAWAYIGRADALAHEACGSWRELAMSYILGRLLWGGKRAYSSVMKTTADVLLSDPKSPWVRYPW
- a CDS encoding ankyrin repeat domain-containing protein; protein product: MTPLRELYDLYYYPNPAKEERRQQLLAEIPTDARDGENYGRTSLHIAAEFADCEAIASLLDRGAEVNDRDGEGHTPLFRLASRRSRGSALEEAIASAARLLLDRGANLPRSARGTTALIEAVQNRHHAMAAVLIDSGQRIDSANSYGDNALHILCRRAADTAREIAGKERFIASFGERWVSEKRQREAREELEELQAEQMRCYATAALLLHSGQIDPDEKNSAGRRAFDLAMEGGAQWVGALLSGEDPFDELTMETGGMNLFQALRKKDRKALEALLQAGADPDAECDDREMNDWTGKTPLVCALEWDETEIAAMLLRAGADPDRRTSKGTAPFAVWIDRGCRISDGMERFAPLMELFEQREWHPDAPQTGKDERALMLACRHDDYELAIWTLRRLLKRKVEVNARDAMGRTALMHLLGSHSAGPYQPEMLERLLEAGADPCAADNEGRTVLHYAAEGYTHAAARQAAEMLFDFGRPDVSAADNEGRTPMDIAMRSNNEPLVKFLLKHV
- a CDS encoding ankyrin repeat domain-containing protein; the protein is MDNFQTFLNACRNGQKNIVKILLERGGIDLDRRDAEGNTALHYACREGYRDLVVLLLEKGADASSANNRGETPLHTAARKGNREILARLLDAGADPDAADREGCTPLMRLVENHRTDAALWLIDRGADTGATDRTGHSALDYATAHGLTEVVARLSQNGSGATDSHDAEGNTPLHQAVYNDQAEVVRTLLAVSKAQLDAPNDAGDTPLLVACGRGNLHIARMLLDAGADASRALPNGTTPLHGAAQAGNRFLVEALLGAGAAVDARNGVGETALLVAARAGNNEVVRQLVERHAEVNAADNLQHTALYYAGERGFTEIVELLLGAGAEG
- a CDS encoding DUF1266 domain-containing protein, encoding MANEKMKPQSPEEIARAAQEAALEQMRAMMGSIPGMPDMGDMQAQIMARMQAAVPDLAGIQAQQAAMGTLDGVDAAAVAEAARQNMAQATATMQAMQDGSLERELREANAAALDWLGEDDGWEIKRAEACRLTAEQCRLMAFAAPLLVYNDEAVDAVESEVLPETYRTQLQSWWDITDRDSTLGIVQWLLHEGHHADADAALALMRGGQPDAGDPEEKAEDVRSIAEFMIENGYCTAETLPRTVIAWDLVRIANLGRWALHAGYLSGEEMWQVMQVAADTAREHFSSWEEYGCSFAMGRGVWHGDEEDCQTAWEIVSALLEEETSPWRQIPWNA